In Catalinimonas alkaloidigena, a single genomic region encodes these proteins:
- a CDS encoding glycosyltransferase family 4 protein, whose protein sequence is MYQPTLLMSVDGVGGIWTYAVELCRALQKLGFHINLAYTGPTLTPWQREQLAHLPLVQLHEKTFGPEITDHETEEAGEWLLSLAHRTASELVHLNGYTYAHLPWHVPTVVVAHSCVCSWWEAVKGEEIEGEVWKQHRRNVRKKLNAVDRIVTPTQAMLDTLRHYYGDLPKAQVIPTACLGDPFYQRPKEEFLFCAAPRSNEAKNVMALERIASRLSWPVHLASDPDADRGRRVNVVYEGEMPREELAERLSRAAIYALPAFYEPFGFTILEAALSQCALVVGDLPTLRELWGEAALYVDPYDDDAIAATLQQLIDNPKRCREMGHRAWIRALDFSPSHMATQYFHLYQSMLEEHLVEE, encoded by the coding sequence ATGTATCAGCCTACTTTATTAATGTCGGTCGACGGAGTCGGCGGCATTTGGACCTACGCTGTGGAGCTTTGCCGGGCATTGCAAAAGCTCGGATTTCACATCAACCTGGCTTACACCGGTCCTACACTCACCCCCTGGCAGCGCGAGCAGCTTGCCCACCTCCCCCTTGTCCAGTTACACGAAAAAACCTTTGGGCCTGAAATTACCGATCACGAAACGGAAGAAGCCGGCGAATGGCTGCTCTCGCTAGCCCACCGCACCGCTTCTGAACTGGTGCACCTGAATGGCTATACGTACGCCCATCTGCCCTGGCACGTCCCGACCGTGGTGGTGGCGCATTCGTGCGTCTGTTCCTGGTGGGAAGCCGTAAAAGGCGAAGAAATTGAAGGCGAGGTGTGGAAACAACACCGCCGCAACGTACGGAAGAAGTTGAACGCCGTGGACCGGATCGTGACGCCAACACAGGCGATGCTGGATACGCTGCGGCATTACTACGGCGACCTGCCCAAAGCACAGGTGATTCCGACGGCTTGCCTGGGCGACCCTTTCTACCAACGCCCCAAAGAAGAATTTCTGTTCTGTGCAGCCCCGCGCAGCAACGAAGCGAAAAATGTGATGGCCCTGGAACGCATCGCTTCGCGTCTTTCGTGGCCGGTGCACCTGGCCAGCGATCCGGACGCGGATCGGGGTCGGCGGGTGAACGTCGTGTACGAAGGCGAAATGCCCCGTGAAGAACTCGCGGAGCGTTTGTCGCGGGCGGCCATCTACGCCCTACCTGCCTTCTACGAGCCGTTCGGGTTCACCATTCTGGAAGCGGCCTTGTCTCAATGCGCTCTGGTGGTGGGCGACCTGCCTACTCTACGCGAGTTGTGGGGCGAGGCGGCCCTTTATGTCGATCCGTACGACGACGACGCCATCGCGGCTACCCTTCAGCAACTGATCGACAACCCGAAGCGCTGCAGGGAAATGGGGCATCGTGCCTGGATTCGGGCGCTCGATTTCTCACCGTCGCACATGGCTACTCAGTATTTTCACTTGTACCAGTCCATGCTGGAGGAACACCTGGTCGAAGAATGA
- a CDS encoding DUF3050 domain-containing protein: MQAIELLESTLVPYRNQLLTHPLYVHIRSVADIRQFMESHVFAVWDFMSLLKALQRDLTCVAVPWVPQGSPVARRLINEIVFGEESDVNEEGAPMSHFEMYLEAMAQLGADTAPIREFIDRLHQGQSVTEAEAAFAHLPQAQAFVDFTFDVIATGQLHRIAAVFTFGREDLIPDMFIQIVKNLQAESDVDLRKLIYYLERHIEVDSGEHGPMALQMIQELCGDDPKKWQEATEISQAALRQRIALWDSIYQHLTQAEPARV; the protein is encoded by the coding sequence ATGCAAGCCATCGAGTTGTTAGAAAGCACCCTGGTTCCGTACCGAAACCAACTCCTGACCCATCCCCTTTACGTACACATCCGGTCGGTTGCCGACATCCGTCAGTTTATGGAGTCGCACGTGTTTGCCGTGTGGGATTTTATGTCGCTGCTGAAAGCGTTGCAACGCGACCTGACCTGCGTGGCCGTCCCGTGGGTGCCGCAGGGAAGCCCGGTGGCCCGGCGACTGATCAACGAGATTGTGTTCGGTGAAGAGAGCGATGTGAATGAGGAAGGCGCGCCCATGAGTCACTTCGAAATGTACCTGGAAGCGATGGCACAACTCGGTGCCGATACCGCCCCGATCCGGGAGTTTATCGATCGGCTTCACCAGGGACAGTCAGTCACGGAAGCGGAGGCGGCCTTTGCGCACCTGCCGCAGGCCCAGGCATTTGTAGACTTTACGTTCGACGTGATTGCCACCGGCCAACTGCACCGAATTGCGGCCGTTTTCACGTTTGGCCGCGAAGACCTGATTCCTGATATGTTCATTCAGATCGTCAAGAACTTACAGGCCGAATCGGACGTGGACCTGCGCAAGTTGATTTATTACCTGGAACGCCATATCGAAGTCGACAGCGGCGAACATGGTCCCATGGCGTTGCAAATGATTCAGGAACTGTGCGGCGACGATCCTAAAAAGTGGCAGGAAGCGACGGAGATCAGTCAGGCGGCGTTGCGCCAACGCATCGCCCTGTGGGACAGCATTTACCAACACTTGACACAAGCCGAACCCGCGCGCGTGTAA
- a CDS encoding ABC transporter substrate-binding protein, whose translation MSFLWVVVTGCWDRSATQPVAEISGDTVLPAALQVKYARGFHFSKQEAYTLLHLHPGEDTLTLVLVPRDQSGSIALVESPRILVPVQKLVALSTTHVALLHALGADSVLSGLMRLQDVYEPTIRKRAAAGKVVEVGVAYEPNQEVILGLSPDVVMVSGGASGENRRLEIVQEAGIAVLPNTEWLEPHPLGRAEWLKVMGALLGQEHKAAQEFERIATAYETQAALVDRVDSRPTVVVNLPYKDTWFVPGGQNYQTQLLHDAGADYPWHDAGQQQSLPLSFEAVYPIALEAEVWLNTGTATTRTAIREQDARYADFRPMQTGRVYNNTRQMDAEGRNPYWERGVIEPHVLLADLIKILHPELLPDHQLQYYQQLP comes from the coding sequence ATGAGTTTTTTATGGGTAGTCGTAACGGGATGTTGGGATCGGTCAGCAACGCAGCCGGTCGCCGAAATTTCGGGAGATACGGTGCTACCCGCGGCGTTGCAAGTGAAGTATGCGCGTGGCTTTCATTTCAGCAAACAGGAGGCGTATACGCTGTTGCACCTGCACCCCGGGGAGGATACGCTCACGTTGGTGTTGGTACCTCGCGATCAGTCCGGGTCGATTGCGCTGGTGGAATCACCCCGCATTTTGGTGCCTGTCCAGAAGCTGGTGGCGCTCTCTACTACTCACGTGGCGCTGCTCCACGCGCTTGGGGCCGATTCGGTCCTCTCCGGGTTGATGCGGCTGCAAGACGTCTACGAACCCACGATCCGCAAACGTGCGGCCGCTGGTAAAGTGGTAGAGGTGGGCGTGGCGTACGAGCCGAATCAGGAAGTGATTCTGGGCTTGTCGCCCGATGTCGTCATGGTGTCGGGAGGGGCCAGCGGAGAAAATCGGCGTCTGGAAATTGTACAGGAGGCAGGCATTGCGGTATTGCCCAACACCGAATGGCTGGAGCCGCATCCGCTGGGGCGTGCCGAATGGCTCAAGGTAATGGGGGCATTGCTCGGCCAGGAACACAAGGCGGCCCAGGAGTTTGAGCGCATCGCCACTGCTTATGAAACGCAAGCTGCCCTGGTGGACCGCGTCGACAGTCGTCCGACCGTGGTGGTGAACCTCCCTTACAAAGACACCTGGTTTGTGCCGGGCGGGCAAAATTACCAGACGCAACTGCTGCACGATGCCGGGGCCGATTATCCGTGGCACGATGCCGGGCAGCAACAGTCGCTGCCCCTTAGCTTCGAAGCGGTATATCCCATCGCCCTGGAGGCGGAGGTCTGGCTGAACACCGGTACCGCCACCACCCGGACCGCTATCCGCGAGCAAGATGCCCGGTATGCCGACTTCCGGCCGATGCAGACGGGCCGGGTGTACAACAACACGCGGCAGATGGACGCCGAAGGCCGGAATCCGTACTGGGAGCGCGGCGTGATCGAACCGCACGTGCTACTGGCCGATCTGATCAAAATCCTGCATCCGGAGTTGCTGCCCGACCATCAGTTGCAGTATTATCAGCAGTTACCTTGA
- a CDS encoding DegT/DnrJ/EryC1/StrS family aminotransferase, whose translation MKRHEIPPIPFFSLEATNADLEPELQTAFARFVARQWYILGEGLAAFEQAYAHFSGTRFCVGVGNGFDALYLALRALQIGPGDEVVVPAHTFSATALSVSHTGARPVFAEPDAQTGNVTAATLEPCLSPRTRAVVPVHLYGQPCAMDAILALAARRGLQVVEDNAQAHGATFQGKTTGSFGLVNATSFYPTKNLGALGDGGGITTDDPALADQLRQLRNYGSAEKYHHAEAGVNSRLDEWQADVLRLKLAHVSRWTDQRRILAARYHTALAGVGDLQRPVVAEGASPVWYLYVVRTARRDALQRYLADRQIGTLLHYPVPVPLQPVYAREGYRPGDFPEAERWSATCLSLPLYPGLTEAAQTRVIDAIRAFFAKKESDV comes from the coding sequence GTGAAACGTCACGAAATCCCCCCGATCCCTTTTTTCTCGCTGGAGGCTACCAATGCCGACCTGGAACCGGAACTACAAACGGCGTTTGCCCGGTTCGTAGCGCGACAGTGGTACATTCTGGGCGAAGGCCTAGCTGCCTTCGAACAAGCCTACGCCCATTTCAGTGGAACGCGCTTTTGCGTCGGCGTCGGGAATGGCTTTGATGCCCTCTACCTGGCGTTGCGTGCGCTGCAGATTGGTCCGGGCGACGAGGTCGTGGTGCCGGCGCATACCTTTTCGGCTACGGCGCTGTCGGTATCGCATACCGGTGCGCGGCCCGTTTTTGCGGAGCCCGATGCGCAAACCGGTAACGTTACCGCTGCTACACTGGAGCCCTGCCTTTCGCCCCGCACGCGGGCGGTGGTGCCGGTCCATTTGTACGGACAACCGTGCGCGATGGACGCGATTCTGGCGCTGGCCGCGCGGCGGGGCCTCCAGGTGGTGGAAGACAACGCGCAGGCGCACGGGGCCACGTTTCAAGGCAAGACGACCGGCAGTTTCGGCCTGGTGAATGCGACTAGTTTTTATCCAACTAAGAACCTCGGCGCGCTGGGCGACGGGGGAGGGATCACTACAGACGATCCGGCGCTGGCCGATCAGTTGCGGCAGTTGCGGAACTACGGCTCTGCCGAAAAATACCACCATGCAGAAGCGGGTGTTAACTCCCGCCTCGACGAATGGCAAGCTGACGTCTTGCGATTAAAGCTGGCCCATGTGTCGCGCTGGACCGACCAAAGGCGCATCCTGGCCGCACGCTATCACACTGCACTGGCGGGCGTTGGCGATCTGCAACGGCCCGTCGTTGCAGAAGGCGCTTCGCCCGTCTGGTACCTCTACGTAGTGCGTACGGCCCGGCGGGACGCGTTGCAGCGTTACCTCGCCGACCGGCAGATCGGTACGCTGCTTCATTATCCTGTTCCGGTGCCGCTCCAACCGGTTTACGCCCGCGAGGGCTACCGACCCGGCGATTTTCCGGAAGCGGAGCGCTGGAGCGCCACCTGTCTTTCCCTACCCCTCTACCCGGGCCTGACGGAAGCGGCACAAACCCGCGTGATCGACGCCATTCGGGCCTTCTTCGCAAAAAAAGAGAGCGACGTTTAA
- a CDS encoding riboflavin synthase, translated as MFTGIVETLARLTQLRDEGTNRIFTFETELATEFKIDQSISHNGVCLTVTQIADRQYEVLAVEETLQKSNLGKLCPGDAVNLERCMPAHGRFDGHIVQGHVDQTGTCTRVESRDGSWLYDFAYDASTGNLTVEKGSIAINGVSLTVFHSEADAFRVTIIPYTYQHTTFQFLQEGDTVNLEFDILGKYIQKIMAARR; from the coding sequence ATGTTTACCGGCATTGTCGAAACCCTGGCCCGCCTGACCCAACTGCGCGACGAAGGCACCAACCGCATTTTTACATTCGAAACCGAACTGGCCACCGAATTCAAGATTGACCAGAGCATTTCGCACAACGGCGTCTGCCTGACGGTCACCCAGATTGCGGACCGTCAGTACGAAGTGCTCGCGGTGGAAGAAACGCTGCAAAAGAGCAACCTGGGGAAACTTTGCCCCGGCGACGCCGTGAACCTGGAGCGCTGCATGCCTGCGCACGGCCGCTTCGACGGTCATATTGTGCAAGGCCACGTAGACCAGACGGGTACCTGCACGCGCGTCGAGTCGCGCGACGGCAGCTGGCTTTACGATTTTGCGTACGATGCCTCGACGGGCAACCTGACGGTCGAAAAAGGATCGATTGCCATCAACGGCGTTAGCCTCACCGTCTTTCACTCGGAAGCCGATGCCTTTCGTGTGACGATCATTCCCTACACGTACCAGCACACCACCTTCCAGTTCCTGCAAGAAGGCGACACGGTGAACCTCGAATTCGACATTCTGGGCAAATACATCCAGAAAATCATGGCTGCCCGGCGCTAG
- a CDS encoding tetratricopeptide repeat protein, with the protein MCLGLLLEPAWGQSADRTDYRSVPNREARQWLEKAYLAYDREAYPEALRALDQAVMVQHDLVDAYVLRAQTREHLNDLGGAITDYSIILHLSPAYSEALLGRALALYHQARYEEAIADLTTLLHVPPGETNAVLFSGSYAADGSFEATGLTTVQSGMQADYLNYIGLARMKLEQYDSARARFSEAIALQSSRPDYWVNRGLAHLALTDTARGVSDFAAAVALDADHAGALRNLSLLRYTSAGAAKAYARALEEGQSEETLLQRGMQHQADGDFQAALAAYDQALRLNPRSVDLHMQRAFTLEKLERSDEALRAYERALALQAKPEAYLNRGNIYFRQKDYTAALREYDRALNMDPLNPKAFYNRGLTRHYLRRNQEACEDLLRAKQLGMEVAAKPLEVWCNRP; encoded by the coding sequence ATGTGTCTGGGGCTTCTCCTGGAACCGGCGTGGGGGCAGTCGGCCGACCGAACCGACTACCGGTCCGTACCGAACCGGGAAGCACGGCAATGGCTGGAAAAAGCGTACCTCGCCTACGACCGTGAGGCCTATCCGGAAGCGCTCCGGGCGCTGGATCAGGCCGTTATGGTGCAGCACGACCTGGTGGATGCGTACGTGTTGCGGGCGCAAACGCGCGAACACCTGAACGACCTGGGCGGCGCCATCACGGATTATTCGATCATCCTGCACCTGTCTCCTGCGTATTCGGAAGCGTTGCTTGGGCGCGCGCTGGCGCTGTACCATCAGGCGCGCTACGAAGAGGCCATCGCGGACCTGACGACGCTGTTGCACGTGCCGCCCGGCGAAACCAACGCGGTGTTGTTTTCGGGATCGTATGCGGCCGACGGCTCTTTTGAAGCGACGGGACTGACCACCGTGCAGTCGGGCATGCAGGCCGACTATCTGAATTACATCGGGCTGGCGCGTATGAAGCTGGAACAGTACGATTCGGCCCGTGCACGTTTTTCGGAAGCCATTGCGCTGCAAAGCTCGCGCCCCGACTATTGGGTAAACCGGGGGTTGGCACATTTGGCCCTGACCGATACGGCCCGCGGGGTGTCCGACTTTGCGGCGGCTGTTGCGTTGGATGCCGATCACGCCGGTGCTTTGCGGAACCTGTCGCTCTTGCGTTACACCAGTGCCGGTGCGGCCAAGGCCTACGCCCGGGCTTTGGAAGAGGGGCAGTCGGAAGAAACCCTGCTCCAGCGTGGCATGCAACATCAGGCCGACGGCGATTTTCAGGCCGCACTGGCCGCCTACGATCAGGCCTTGCGGTTGAATCCGCGTTCGGTGGACCTGCACATGCAACGCGCTTTTACGCTCGAAAAGCTGGAGCGATCCGACGAAGCGTTGCGCGCCTACGAGCGGGCGCTGGCGTTGCAGGCCAAGCCTGAAGCCTACCTGAACCGGGGAAACATCTACTTCCGGCAAAAGGATTATACGGCGGCGCTGCGTGAGTACGACCGGGCGTTGAACATGGACCCTTTAAATCCCAAAGCCTTTTACAACCGAGGACTGACGCGCCATTACCTGCGGCGGAATCAGGAGGCCTGCGAAGATCTGCTGCGTGCCAAGCAACTCGGGATGGAAGTGGCGGCCAAGCCGCTGGAGGTATGGTGCAACCGTCCCTGA
- a CDS encoding DUF4168 domain-containing protein, translated as MKYNLLRISGFLMMLLSLSVFAVTNVFAQDGESFTDEEVELYAQSVYEIDQLKKGINDTLLVIIQEEGMEPKRYNEVNRASKKDDFETAVPEEERMQFQKIEDRMTDIKASLNSNATEAIKATGLELGRYNDIKKAARKDPELKAKINTKVEELAQATPTEEEEGAMEDVADTPK; from the coding sequence ATGAAATATAATCTGTTAAGAATCTCGGGTTTTCTTATGATGCTGTTGAGCCTGAGCGTTTTTGCGGTCACAAACGTTTTTGCGCAAGACGGAGAGAGCTTTACTGACGAGGAAGTAGAATTGTATGCGCAGTCGGTTTACGAGATCGATCAGCTGAAAAAGGGCATCAACGACACCCTGCTGGTCATCATTCAGGAAGAAGGCATGGAGCCGAAACGCTACAACGAAGTAAACCGCGCCAGCAAAAAAGATGATTTCGAAACGGCCGTGCCTGAGGAAGAGCGGATGCAATTTCAGAAGATCGAAGATCGGATGACCGATATCAAAGCGAGCCTGAACAGCAACGCCACCGAAGCCATCAAGGCAACAGGACTGGAGCTGGGACGCTATAATGACATCAAGAAGGCCGCCCGGAAAGATCCTGAGCTGAAGGCTAAAATCAATACCAAAGTGGAAGAACTGGCCCAGGCCACGCCTACCGAAGAAGAGGAAGGCGCGATGGAAGACGTAGCCGATACGCCCAAATAA
- a CDS encoding SGNH/GDSL hydrolase family protein translates to MNAKSFGWLWLVIAGCSSVQPATTDEAVLPASALYPVGRSLPAPHGGVELIGSAVHVGFRFAGDSCRVVAHLTQPGAHNYLQYELDGVYQKRIRVADTSRSEITIQATGEGPQTVWLYKATEAHTGPIILDEIVGQGVRSLKRPEAPFIEFIGNSITCGAAADPSEVPCGTGVYHDQHNAYQAYGPRVARALGVNYLMSCVSGIGVYRNWNSDGPTMPQVYEKADLQQDSERMWEFDAYRPAVVSIALGTNDYSNGDGQRPRLPFDPEAFVSHYVAFVQQVKAHYPEAQIALLSSPMVQGGRRDTLQQCLTAVKTQVDALHPAARPVALYFFEPMQASGCTGHPSVEEHARLAEELRPFFRKLLQHTN, encoded by the coding sequence ATGAACGCAAAATCTTTTGGGTGGCTGTGGCTCGTCATCGCGGGCTGTTCTTCCGTACAACCCGCCACCACCGACGAAGCGGTCCTGCCCGCCTCGGCACTGTACCCGGTTGGACGGAGCCTGCCTGCCCCGCACGGAGGCGTGGAGCTGATCGGCTCGGCCGTGCACGTGGGCTTCCGCTTTGCGGGTGATAGCTGCCGGGTGGTGGCGCACCTGACGCAGCCGGGAGCGCACAATTACCTGCAATACGAACTGGATGGCGTCTACCAGAAGCGAATCCGGGTAGCCGATACCAGCCGCAGCGAAATCACCATTCAGGCAACGGGCGAGGGGCCGCAGACGGTTTGGCTCTACAAAGCCACCGAAGCGCACACGGGGCCTATCATCCTGGACGAAATTGTGGGGCAGGGGGTGCGTTCCCTGAAGCGTCCCGAAGCTCCGTTCATCGAATTTATCGGCAACAGCATTACCTGCGGGGCCGCCGCCGACCCGTCGGAAGTGCCCTGCGGAACGGGCGTATACCACGATCAGCACAATGCTTATCAGGCGTACGGACCGCGTGTGGCCCGGGCGTTGGGCGTCAACTACCTGATGAGCTGCGTCAGCGGCATCGGGGTGTACCGCAACTGGAACAGCGACGGCCCCACCATGCCGCAGGTCTACGAAAAGGCCGATTTGCAGCAGGACAGTGAACGCATGTGGGAATTTGATGCCTACCGGCCTGCGGTGGTGAGCATTGCGCTCGGTACGAACGACTACAGCAACGGCGATGGCCAGCGTCCCCGGCTTCCTTTCGATCCTGAAGCATTTGTCAGCCACTACGTTGCGTTTGTGCAGCAGGTCAAGGCGCACTACCCCGAGGCGCAGATTGCCCTGTTGAGCAGTCCCATGGTGCAGGGCGGGCGGCGCGATACATTGCAGCAATGCCTTACCGCCGTGAAAACGCAGGTCGACGCGTTGCATCCCGCCGCGCGGCCCGTTGCCCTCTATTTTTTCGAGCCGATGCAAGCCAGCGGATGTACGGGCCACCCGAGTGTGGAGGAGCACGCCCGACTGGCGGAAGAGTTACGGCCGTTTTTCCGGAAGCTGTTGCAGCACACGAACTGA
- the lepA gene encoding translation elongation factor 4, with translation MKHIRNFCIIAHIDHGKSTLADRLLEFTQTVSDRDMQAQLLDDMDLERERGITIKSHAIQMNFVYNDETYVLNLIDTPGHVDFSYEVSRAIAACEGALLVVDAAQGIEAQTISNLYLAIGHDLEIIPVLNKIDLPSALPEEVSDQIVDLIGCERDSIIRASAKAGIGINEILQAIVERIPAPKGDPQAPLQALIFDSVYNTFRGIEVLFRVYNGEIKKGDKVKFVNTKREYDADEIGVLKLKQEARDTISTGNVGYLISGIKEAREVKVGDTITHVTRSGPAIQGFENVKPMVFAGIYPVDTSEFEDLRAAMEKLQLNDAALIWEPETSAALGFGFRCGFLGMLHMEIVQERLEREFDMTVITTVPSVQFHAYTTKDEMTKVNAPSDMPEPNYIDHVEEPFVRAQMISKAEYIGPIIALCMDKRGILKNQVYLTTDRVELTFELPLAEIVFDFFDRLKTISRGYASLDYELIGFRPSHLVKLDILLNGEKVDALSAIVHRDKAYDWGKRLCEKLRELLPRQQFEIAIQAAIGTKVIARETVKALRKNVLAKCYGGDISRKRKLLEKQKKGKKRMRQVGNVEIPQEAFMAVLKLES, from the coding sequence ATGAAGCACATCCGTAATTTCTGCATCATTGCTCATATCGACCACGGCAAAAGCACCCTGGCCGACCGACTCCTGGAGTTCACCCAGACGGTTTCGGATCGGGACATGCAGGCGCAACTGCTCGACGATATGGACCTGGAGCGCGAGCGCGGCATCACCATCAAGAGCCACGCCATTCAGATGAATTTCGTCTACAACGACGAAACGTACGTGCTGAACCTGATCGATACGCCGGGGCACGTTGACTTCTCGTACGAAGTGTCGCGGGCCATTGCCGCCTGCGAAGGCGCGTTGCTGGTGGTCGATGCCGCCCAGGGCATTGAAGCGCAGACCATTTCGAACTTATACCTGGCCATCGGGCACGACCTGGAAATCATTCCGGTGCTCAACAAAATCGACCTGCCGAGCGCCTTGCCCGAAGAGGTCAGCGACCAGATTGTCGACCTGATCGGTTGCGAACGCGACTCGATCATCCGTGCCAGTGCAAAAGCCGGCATCGGCATCAACGAAATTCTGCAAGCCATTGTCGAGCGCATTCCTGCGCCGAAAGGCGATCCGCAGGCCCCGTTGCAGGCCCTGATTTTCGACTCGGTTTACAACACGTTCCGGGGCATTGAAGTCTTGTTCCGCGTGTACAACGGCGAAATCAAAAAAGGCGACAAGGTTAAGTTCGTCAACACGAAACGCGAATACGACGCCGACGAAATCGGCGTGCTGAAGCTGAAACAGGAAGCGCGCGACACCATCTCGACCGGCAACGTAGGCTACCTGATTTCCGGCATCAAAGAAGCGCGCGAGGTCAAAGTCGGCGATACCATCACGCACGTCACCCGGTCCGGTCCGGCTATTCAGGGGTTCGAGAACGTGAAACCGATGGTGTTTGCGGGGATCTATCCCGTTGATACGTCGGAGTTCGAAGACCTGCGGGCGGCCATGGAAAAGCTGCAACTGAACGACGCGGCGCTGATCTGGGAACCGGAAACGTCGGCGGCGCTAGGTTTTGGTTTCCGTTGTGGCTTCCTGGGGATGTTGCACATGGAAATTGTGCAGGAGCGCCTGGAGCGCGAATTCGACATGACGGTCATCACCACGGTGCCGTCGGTGCAGTTCCACGCTTACACGACCAAGGACGAGATGACGAAGGTCAACGCCCCGTCCGACATGCCCGAGCCAAACTACATCGACCACGTGGAAGAGCCGTTTGTACGGGCCCAGATGATCTCCAAGGCCGAATACATCGGCCCGATCATCGCGCTGTGCATGGACAAACGCGGCATCCTGAAAAATCAGGTGTACCTCACGACCGACCGCGTGGAACTGACGTTCGAACTGCCGCTGGCCGAGATTGTCTTCGATTTCTTCGACCGGCTGAAGACCATTTCGCGGGGGTATGCGTCGCTCGATTACGAACTGATCGGCTTCCGGCCGTCCCATCTCGTAAAACTCGACATTCTGCTGAACGGCGAGAAAGTGGATGCGCTGTCGGCCATCGTGCACCGCGACAAGGCTTACGACTGGGGCAAACGCCTGTGCGAAAAGCTCCGCGAACTTCTGCCCCGCCAACAGTTTGAAATCGCCATTCAGGCGGCCATCGGCACCAAGGTTATCGCCCGTGAAACGGTAAAAGCCCTTCGCAAAAACGTACTGGCCAAGTGTTACGGTGGTGACATTTCGCGGAAACGGAAACTGCTGGAAAAGCAGAAAAAAGGGAAGAAGCGCATGCGCCAGGTGGGCAACGTAGAAATTCCGCAGGAAGCCTTTATGGCCGTGCTGAAGCTGGAAAGCTAG
- the hslV gene encoding ATP-dependent protease subunit HslV: protein MKIHATTVVGILHNGQIALGADGQATMGNTVAKSNVRKVRSLMNGKILTGFAGSTADAFSLIDRFEEKLNSYGGNMRRAAIELAKDWRTDRYLRRLESMLITATQGELLIISGTGDVLEPDNEIAAIGSGSMYAQSAALALKKHAPQLTAEEMVRESLNIAADICIYTNHNLVIETLK from the coding sequence ATGAAAATACACGCCACAACCGTCGTCGGGATTTTGCATAACGGACAAATTGCGTTAGGTGCCGACGGACAGGCTACGATGGGAAATACGGTCGCCAAAAGCAACGTACGGAAGGTACGCTCGCTGATGAACGGCAAAATCCTGACGGGCTTTGCGGGATCTACGGCCGATGCCTTCTCGCTGATCGACCGGTTTGAAGAAAAACTCAACTCGTACGGGGGCAACATGCGCCGCGCGGCCATCGAACTGGCAAAAGACTGGCGTACCGACCGGTACTTGCGCCGGCTGGAGTCCATGCTGATCACGGCCACGCAGGGGGAGCTGCTCATCATTTCGGGAACGGGCGACGTGCTGGAACCCGATAACGAAATTGCGGCCATCGGTTCGGGAAGCATGTATGCACAATCGGCCGCGCTGGCCCTGAAAAAGCATGCGCCACAGCTCACCGCCGAAGAGATGGTGCGCGAAAGCCTCAACATCGCCGCCGACATTTGTATTTATACCAACCACAACCTGGTGATCGAAACGCTGAAGTAG